One Kushneria konosiri genomic window, AGGCTTCGCAGCTGCGGGCGATCGGCTATGGACCAACACGGCCGCTGGCCGCTAACAATACCGAGACCGGGCGGGCCCAGAACCGTCGTGTCGAGCTGGTATTGAGCCCGGCTGCGACGCGTTCGACTACTCCATAGGTGCTTTCCTGGAGCTTGCCACCGTGGCCGGCATTGCCGGCCACGGCCGCTTCAGGCCCTGGCGCGGCGGTGTCGGCTAGCCGAAGTGGTGCAGTCGTTCATCATCCTCGCTGAGTTGAGAGGCCAGCTTTCGCGACTCGAAGTGATCCTCGATACCGCGACGCGCCTTCAGGGCCCGCTCGGCGGCGCGCTGGCGACGTTTCTCGCTTTCCTTCGCATCGATATGCAGAGCGATATCGAGAATTTCGTTGCGAACGGCATTGAGTCTTGATTGATCAGCAGTCTGTTTTTGCATGAACGATGCACCCTTCGACATTGAAATGGACCCGGGACATGACACTGTGTCGACGTGGCCATTAACGTGATAGTCAGCGTCGATCAGTGCTCGCACTCAGCGTATGATAGTGCTGTTGACAATTTTATGACGTAACGCAACAAAGGGCGTGCGTCAACCAGCACAGAGGATGCACCTTGAGTGTCACGCTTTTTGATGACCTTCGCGCCCGGCTGCCGGCCTTTCGCCGCTCCGAACAGAAAGTGGCCCGTTTTGTACTGCGCAATGCCGATGAAGTCATTCATCTGCCGCTGGCCGCGCTGGCCGGCCGGGTAGGTGTCAGCGAGCCGACGGTCATCCGATTCTGCCGCGCCATTGACTGCACGGGCTATCAGGACTTCAAGCTCAAGCTGGCGCAGACACTGGCGACCGGCGAGCAGTTCTCGGAATTTTCGATGAACGAAACCGACAGCGTCGCCGAGTTCTCTCGCGGCATCTTTGACTCCACCGTGGGGACGCTTCTGGGCGTACGTGATCGGATCGACGCCACCAGCATGACCCGCGCGATCAATGCGTTGTCGGATGCCAGCCGCGTCGAATTCTATGGCTATGGGGCCTCCGGGGCGGTGGCCATCGATGCACAGCACAAGTTCTTTCGTCTGCGCATCTCGACGGCGGCCTACTCCGATCCGCACATGCAGCACATGTCGGCCGTCACCCTTGGTGAGCATGATGTGGTGGTCGCAATCTCCCAGACCGGGCGCTCCAGCTCGCTGCTTTCAAGCGTCGATATTGCCCTGTCTCATGGCGCCACGGTGATCGGGCTTTGTCCGGCGGACTCACCGCTGGCCGAAAAGTGTACGCTCGGGCTTTACATCGATGTGTTCGAGGACAGCGAAGTCTATCGACCCATGAGCTCGCGCATTGCGCATCTGGTGGTGATCGATATTCTCGCCGTGGGCGTGGCCAAGACACGTGGCCCGCAGCTGGCCGAGCACCTGGTGGCGGTCAAGCGCAGTCTGGATCCGTTGCGTACGGCCCGGCCCGACCCCTTTGATCGTGCCCGCCAGGAAAGCGCCCGCCATCGCGGAAAATCCGACGATCAATAGACCTTGCGCAAGGCAGGAAGAGGGACCGGCTGCGCCGGATATGCTAGGGTAGAGACTCCTTTTTGCTCTCTTCTCTCAGGCCCTTTCCGGCCGATTTCCAGGGTATCTGATTTCATGGACGCCTCTGCGCTACTCGATTCGCTCAATTCCGATCAGCGCGACGCGGTCGGCGCCCCCCAGGGCAACATGCTGGTGCTGGCCGGCGCCGGCTCCGGCAAGACCCGGGTACTGGTGCACCGCATTGCCTGGCTGATGGAGGTCGATGGCCTGTCGCCCTGGTCGATTCTGGCCGTGACCTTTACCAACAAGGCCGCCCGCGAGATGCGCTCGCGGCTGGAGACGCTCTTGAAGGTCTCGCCGCGCGGCATGTGGGTCGGCACCTTTCACTCGATTGCCCATCGACTCTTGCGTACCCACTGGCAGGACGCCGGGCTGCCCGAGCATTTTCAGATCATCGACACCGATGACCAGCTGCGGCTGGTCAAGCGGCTGCTGCGCGATCACAACATCGACGACGAGCGCTATCCGCCCAAACAGGTGCAGTACTTCATCGGTGGCTGCAAGGAAGAGGGCCTGCGCCCGGGTGATATGGATGCCCATGGCGACGCCTACATGCAGCAGATGATCGACCTCTATGAGCTCTATCATCTCGCCTGTGAACGCGGCGGACTGGTCGATTTTGGTGAACTGCTGCTGCGCTCGCTGGAGCTTTTGCGCGACAACGCACGCCTTTTGCAGCACTACCGCGAGCGCTTCCAGCATCTATTGGTTGATGAGTTTCAGGACACCAACACGCTGCAGTACGCCTGGCTGAAGCTTTTGGCCGGTGATCGCGCCTGTCTAACGGCGGTCGGCGACGATGACCAGTCGATCTATGGCTGGCGCGGTGCCAAGGTCGAGAATCTGGCGCGCTTTCGCGATGAATTTCACGATACCCGGCTGGTGCGTCTTGAGCGCAACTATCGCTCGACCAGCGCCATCCTGGAGGCGGCCAACGCGCTGATTCGCAACAATGCCGGGCGCATGGGCAAGGAACTCTGGACCGATGTCGCCGAGGGCGAGCGTATCTCCCTGTATGGCGGCTTCAACGATCTGGATGAGGCGCGCTTCATTGTCGATACCATCATCGCTCAGGTGCGCGAAAAGGATCGCGCCCGTCGTGATATCGCCATCTTGTATCGCTCCAACGCCCAGTCGCGGGTGCTGGAGGAGGCGCTGATTCGCCAGGGAGTGCCCTATCGCATCTATGGCGGACAACGCTTTTACGAGCGTCTCGAGATCAAGAACGCGCTGGCCTATCTGCGGCTGCTGGTGTCACGCGATGACGACGCCTCGCTTGAGCGGGTCATCAACGTGCCGGCGCGTGGTATCGGCACCCGCAGCGTCGAGCTGCTGCGCGCCTATGCCCGTGACGAGGGCGTGTCGCTGTGGCAGGCGCTCAACGATGCGCCGTCGAAGGGACTCCTGAAAGGCCGTGCCGCCTCGAGCGTGACCACCTTCAGCAACCTGATCGATCAGCTCGACAACGACACCGCAGGGCTGGCGCTGCATGAAATGATCGATCACGTGATCGGTCAGACCGGACTGATCGAGCACCACCGCGCCGAAAAGGGGGAAAAGGGTCAGGCGCGGGTCGAAAACCTTGAAGAACTGGTCAGCGCGGCGAAGGCCTATACCCAGGGCAATCCCTTTGACCCGATGAGCGATCGGGAAGGTGACACCCTCGGCACCTTCCTGGCAGAAGCCGCGCTCAACTCCGGCGAGCACGAGGCCGATGAGTTCGAGGATGCCGTGCAGATGATGACCCTGCACTCGGCCAAGGGGCTCGAGTTTCCGGTGGTGTTCGTCGCCGGCATGGAAGAGGGTCTCTTCCCGCACAAGATGTCGCTGGAAGAGCCCGGCCGTCTCGAGGAAGAGCGCAGACTCTGCTACGTCGGGGTCACTCGCGCGATGGAAAAGCTCTATCTGACCCACGCCGAATCGCGGCGCCTGCACGGCAAGGAGACCTTCCAGCGTCCCTCGCGCTTTCTGCGTGAGCTGCCGGAAAACCTGGTTGAGGAGGTTCGTCTGCGTGGACAGATCTCGCGCCCGGTCACCTCGAAGGCCTCCAGCGTACGCCAGGAGCAGGTCGACGGCGGTGAGGAGCTGCCGAGTCTTTCACTGGGGCAGCGGGTCAGCCATCCGGTCTTCGGAGAAGGCGTGGTGATCAATGCCGAAGGTCAGGGCCAGCGCGCGCGGGTTCAGGTCAGCTTCGAGGAAGACGGTGACAAATGGCTGGTGCTGGGCTTTGCCAAACTGGTGCCGCTGGGCTGAAGTATCCAATACATCAGGCAGGTCGGTCTGTCATTAAATTGTCATGACTCTGCGCGATGCTTGCGACAACATGGCACTGCCAGGCAGTGCCCCTGATCCGTGAACGGAGTCAACATGGACATTACCAACGACCCTCACAGCCAGCATATTTCGCGTCAGTTCAACCAGGAGCTGGAGTCACTGAAGACCCAGCTGCTGGCGATGGGGGGGCTGGTAGAGCGCCAGATCAATGAGG contains:
- a CDS encoding PA3496 family putative envelope integrity protein, with the protein product MQKQTADQSRLNAVRNEILDIALHIDAKESEKRRQRAAERALKARRGIEDHFESRKLASQLSEDDERLHHFG
- a CDS encoding SIS domain-containing protein, translated to MSVTLFDDLRARLPAFRRSEQKVARFVLRNADEVIHLPLAALAGRVGVSEPTVIRFCRAIDCTGYQDFKLKLAQTLATGEQFSEFSMNETDSVAEFSRGIFDSTVGTLLGVRDRIDATSMTRAINALSDASRVEFYGYGASGAVAIDAQHKFFRLRISTAAYSDPHMQHMSAVTLGEHDVVVAISQTGRSSSLLSSVDIALSHGATVIGLCPADSPLAEKCTLGLYIDVFEDSEVYRPMSSRIAHLVVIDILAVGVAKTRGPQLAEHLVAVKRSLDPLRTARPDPFDRARQESARHRGKSDDQ
- the uvrD gene encoding DNA helicase II, with product MDASALLDSLNSDQRDAVGAPQGNMLVLAGAGSGKTRVLVHRIAWLMEVDGLSPWSILAVTFTNKAAREMRSRLETLLKVSPRGMWVGTFHSIAHRLLRTHWQDAGLPEHFQIIDTDDQLRLVKRLLRDHNIDDERYPPKQVQYFIGGCKEEGLRPGDMDAHGDAYMQQMIDLYELYHLACERGGLVDFGELLLRSLELLRDNARLLQHYRERFQHLLVDEFQDTNTLQYAWLKLLAGDRACLTAVGDDDQSIYGWRGAKVENLARFRDEFHDTRLVRLERNYRSTSAILEAANALIRNNAGRMGKELWTDVAEGERISLYGGFNDLDEARFIVDTIIAQVREKDRARRDIAILYRSNAQSRVLEEALIRQGVPYRIYGGQRFYERLEIKNALAYLRLLVSRDDDASLERVINVPARGIGTRSVELLRAYARDEGVSLWQALNDAPSKGLLKGRAASSVTTFSNLIDQLDNDTAGLALHEMIDHVIGQTGLIEHHRAEKGEKGQARVENLEELVSAAKAYTQGNPFDPMSDREGDTLGTFLAEAALNSGEHEADEFEDAVQMMTLHSAKGLEFPVVFVAGMEEGLFPHKMSLEEPGRLEEERRLCYVGVTRAMEKLYLTHAESRRLHGKETFQRPSRFLRELPENLVEEVRLRGQISRPVTSKASSVRQEQVDGGEELPSLSLGQRVSHPVFGEGVVINAEGQGQRARVQVSFEEDGDKWLVLGFAKLVPLG